From Candidatus Zixiibacteriota bacterium, one genomic window encodes:
- the tgt gene encoding tRNA guanosine(34) transglycosylase Tgt has translation MTQIYFPKSTDQSARRGEMRTEHGTFQTPAFMPVGTTSAVKALTCLDLEECGAEIILGNTYHLYLRPGADLIQKLGGLAKFNSWHKPTLTDSGGYQVFSLRHISKITDDGVEFQSHHDGSRHLFTPEKVMDIQRALGADIIMAFDQCVPYPCDHEAALAGAVRTTQWTKRAIEHRKQNYHHESRQNLFGIVQGSVFADLRTQSAEEIVALDLPGYAVGGLSVGESKGEMEEMLAHTIQYLPKDKPRYLMGVGYPEDILMAVSYGIDMFDCVLPTRNARTGCVFTSQGPLVYRNAEFAADERPLDLDCDCKVCKRYSRAYLRHLFNQSEITAMVLSSYHSTYFFQNLMRGIRGAIEVNRFAAFRTEFLQRYTAAD, from the coding sequence ATGACTCAAATCTATTTTCCAAAAAGTACAGACCAATCTGCCCGTCGTGGAGAAATGCGAACAGAACATGGAACATTCCAGACTCCGGCCTTCATGCCAGTCGGGACGACATCGGCCGTCAAAGCGCTGACCTGCCTTGACCTTGAGGAATGCGGCGCGGAGATTATTTTGGGCAACACGTATCATCTCTATTTGCGGCCCGGCGCAGATTTGATTCAAAAATTAGGCGGTTTGGCGAAATTTAATTCCTGGCACAAACCAACTCTGACAGACAGCGGGGGGTACCAGGTATTTTCTTTGCGTCATATCTCGAAAATTACCGATGACGGGGTCGAGTTTCAATCTCATCATGACGGCTCGCGGCATCTCTTTACACCGGAAAAAGTGATGGATATTCAACGGGCACTCGGCGCGGATATAATAATGGCATTTGACCAGTGCGTCCCATACCCGTGTGATCACGAGGCGGCTTTGGCTGGCGCGGTGCGTACAACTCAATGGACCAAGCGGGCAATAGAACATCGCAAACAAAACTACCACCACGAATCGCGTCAGAATCTATTCGGCATTGTCCAAGGCTCAGTCTTTGCTGATTTGCGTACTCAATCAGCGGAAGAAATAGTCGCGCTCGACCTGCCGGGATATGCTGTCGGCGGTCTATCGGTAGGTGAATCAAAAGGGGAGATGGAAGAGATGCTCGCGCACACAATTCAGTATTTGCCGAAAGACAAACCGCGTTATCTAATGGGTGTCGGCTATCCCGAGGATATTCTCATGGCTGTTTCGTATGGGATTGATATGTTTGACTGCGTTTTACCAACTCGTAATGCGCGAACCGGATGCGTGTTTACGTCACAGGGGCCGTTGGTATATAGAAACGCCGAGTTTGCCGCCGATGAACGTCCTTTGGATTTAGACTGCGACTGCAAAGTCTGCAAACGATATAGCCGGGCGTATTTGCGGCATCTTTTCAATCAGTCCGAGATTACAGCGATGGTACTCTCGTCGTACCACTCGACCTACTTTTTTCAAAATCTTATGCGTGGAATTCGCGGCGCAATAGAGGTAAATCGGTTCGCTGCGTTCAGGACTGAATTCTTGCAACGGTATACCGCCGCTGACTGA
- a CDS encoding HDIG domain-containing protein produces MMCTLSRDTIDNILARGRVYEVGGAVRDRYLSKANATKDRDYLVTGVPYDELTRILKEHGRVDLVGRSFGVIKFTEFRRETAYTFDISLPRKEHSTGIGHKDFDVNFNPSLPVEDDLARRDFTINAMALALDTDELIDPFGGMVDLENKILRMTSPRSFEEDPLRMLRAIQFAARFNFQIEVGTFEALRTHAALILSVSAERIADELTKLLVQAEAPSIGFRLMRNSGLLQYILPELEACVGVTQPGGYHKYDVFEHTLQCIDSAKPSLGLRLAALFHDINKPQAKRLVDDGCTFYGHETLGAKTARNVMDRLRFSKELNKEVTTLVERHMFTTDVSDKGLRRLVKRVGVDLIFDLLNLRRADVVAQGMGGKTEDVDIFEANIRAELAKKPPFGLGDLALTGTDVMEMFDIPPGPMVGKILNFLLEKVLDEPEENTKEILSRYAREYFSEPPSNDARKDIEEKDQ; encoded by the coding sequence ATGATGTGCACTCTCTCTCGCGATACAATAGATAACATCCTTGCCCGCGGACGGGTCTACGAGGTCGGCGGGGCTGTGCGTGACCGTTATTTGAGTAAGGCCAATGCAACAAAAGACCGCGACTATCTTGTAACTGGCGTGCCCTACGATGAACTCACCCGAATACTCAAAGAGCACGGTCGCGTTGATTTGGTTGGGCGGAGTTTTGGGGTTATAAAATTCACCGAGTTTCGGCGCGAGACCGCATACACATTCGATATTTCTCTGCCGAGAAAAGAACACTCAACTGGTATAGGGCATAAAGATTTTGATGTGAATTTTAATCCATCACTGCCAGTTGAAGACGATTTAGCTCGCCGCGATTTTACTATTAATGCTATGGCTCTTGCGCTCGATACCGATGAACTGATCGACCCGTTTGGCGGGATGGTTGATTTAGAAAATAAAATTCTGCGCATGACTTCGCCCCGCTCTTTTGAAGAAGATCCGCTGAGAATGCTTCGCGCGATTCAATTTGCCGCGCGGTTCAATTTCCAAATCGAGGTCGGTACCTTCGAGGCACTTCGTACCCATGCCGCGCTAATCTTATCGGTCTCCGCTGAGCGAATTGCTGACGAATTGACTAAGCTTTTGGTTCAGGCCGAAGCTCCTTCTATTGGTTTTAGACTTATGCGCAACAGTGGGTTGCTACAATATATTCTACCGGAGCTTGAAGCTTGTGTGGGTGTCACACAGCCGGGTGGGTATCACAAATATGATGTCTTCGAGCACACATTGCAGTGTATCGATTCTGCCAAACCGAGCCTTGGTTTACGATTAGCTGCTCTCTTTCATGACATAAATAAGCCTCAAGCGAAACGACTGGTCGATGACGGCTGCACATTCTATGGCCATGAAACGCTCGGCGCGAAAACAGCGCGAAATGTCATGGATCGGCTTCGCTTCTCAAAAGAGTTGAACAAAGAGGTGACAACGCTTGTCGAACGGCATATGTTTACCACCGATGTGAGCGACAAAGGCTTGCGACGACTCGTCAAACGGGTCGGAGTCGACCTGATTTTCGATCTGCTGAACCTGCGTCGCGCCGATGTTGTCGCGCAAGGGATGGGCGGAAAGACCGAAGATGTGGATATTTTCGAGGCCAATATCCGCGCAGAGCTTGCCAAGAAACCGCCGTTCGGATTGGGCGATCTTGCCCTCACAGGAACCGACGTCATGGAGATGTTCGATATCCCTCCCGGCCCGATGGTTGGAAAGATACTCAACTTTCTTCTGGAGAAGGTGCTTGATGAGCCGGAAGAAAATACAAAAGAGATTCTGTCTCGGTACGCGCGAGAATATTTTAGCGAACCACCAAGCAATGACGCTCGAAAAGATATAGAGGAAAAAGATCAATGA
- a CDS encoding ABC transporter ATP-binding protein has product MTSDIQESHNRYIQIENVSKRFGANTVLDGVDLTIKKGESIVIIGQSGTGKSVLLKNLIRLMSPDSGRILFDGVDIETLKGPDLVAYRQRFGMLFQSSALFDSMSVERNVGLGLRESGKHSEAAIKLIVHEKLEMVGLADTGTKFPSELSGGMCKRIGLARAIASEPEVLLYDEPTTGLDPITAEVINDMIVDVNTKLKVTSIAVTHDMKSALKIADRIVFLYQGKIEFDGSPQEVRNTDNPALKQFVYGRSDGPIQVR; this is encoded by the coding sequence ATGACAAGTGATATACAGGAAAGCCACAACCGTTATATTCAGATAGAAAATGTGTCCAAACGCTTTGGCGCCAATACGGTATTGGATGGAGTCGATTTGACGATCAAGAAGGGGGAGTCGATTGTCATTATCGGCCAATCCGGAACCGGGAAATCGGTACTGTTGAAAAATTTAATCAGGCTGATGTCGCCCGACAGTGGACGAATTCTTTTTGACGGCGTAGACATTGAAACGTTAAAGGGTCCCGATCTGGTTGCATATAGACAACGTTTTGGCATGCTCTTTCAATCATCGGCGCTCTTTGATTCCATGAGTGTCGAGCGAAATGTCGGGCTTGGACTTAGGGAATCAGGCAAGCACTCTGAGGCGGCTATAAAGCTCATTGTCCATGAAAAATTGGAAATGGTCGGGTTGGCTGACACTGGAACAAAGTTTCCGTCTGAGTTGTCGGGCGGAATGTGCAAACGGATTGGATTGGCACGAGCGATAGCCTCCGAGCCGGAAGTCCTGCTCTATGATGAACCGACCACGGGACTTGATCCGATAACAGCCGAAGTGATTAATGATATGATTGTTGACGTGAATACAAAATTGAAGGTTACCTCGATAGCCGTGACCCATGACATGAAATCAGCCCTCAAAATCGCCGATAGAATTGTGTTTCTCTACCAGGGGAAAATTGAGTTCGATGGCTCGCCGCAAGAAGTCAGGAATACCGACAACCCGGCTCTCAAACAATTCGTCTACGGCCGTTCCGATGGACCAATACAGGTGCGATGA
- a CDS encoding ABC transporter permease encodes MAMDHILLGIGRRCIDGVNRVGGMSILFARVVTSTRHIFQSQSEIFEQLHSIGVRSIPLVIVIAIFVGAVAAWQAAYQFQFIGAPLRLLGQAVGKAVVIELAPVLTALVIAGRVGAGIAAELGTMRVTEQIDALDAMGIDPNRYLVMPRVIACVIMVPLLVLFANVIAIFGGLVVAVVGVDISGDTFLNGFRSSFQFTDFTNGMIKAVVFGLVIGIVGCYEGMKARGGAEGVGHATTTSVVLSSVMILVMNFVFAVLLFRL; translated from the coding sequence ATGGCAATGGACCATATCCTGCTGGGGATCGGCCGGCGATGTATCGATGGCGTCAATCGCGTCGGCGGAATGTCGATACTTTTCGCCCGTGTGGTAACATCCACACGCCATATTTTTCAGTCCCAAAGCGAGATTTTTGAGCAATTGCACTCAATCGGGGTCAGGTCGATTCCCCTTGTAATCGTTATCGCGATTTTTGTCGGCGCAGTTGCGGCCTGGCAGGCGGCCTACCAATTCCAATTTATTGGCGCACCTCTGAGGCTTCTGGGTCAGGCGGTGGGGAAAGCAGTGGTTATAGAACTCGCTCCGGTGCTGACGGCTTTGGTCATAGCCGGACGCGTGGGTGCGGGCATTGCCGCTGAACTCGGGACAATGCGAGTTACTGAACAGATCGACGCTCTTGATGCTATGGGAATCGACCCAAACCGTTATTTAGTGATGCCGAGAGTTATTGCATGCGTTATTATGGTTCCACTTTTGGTTTTGTTCGCAAACGTGATAGCGATATTCGGCGGGTTGGTTGTGGCGGTGGTCGGAGTGGATATTTCGGGCGATACGTTTCTCAACGGATTTCGGAGTTCATTCCAGTTTACCGACTTCACTAACGGCATGATCAAAGCGGTTGTTTTTGGATTGGTCATCGGAATAGTTGGCTGTTACGAGGGGATGAAAGCTCGTGGCGGCGCCGAGGGGGTCGGCCATGCAACAACGACGTCTGTCGTTCTTTCATCGGTAATGATTCTCGTTATGAACTTTGTTTTCGCCGTACTCCTCTTTCGATTGTAG
- a CDS encoding cyclic 2,3-diphosphoglycerate synthase translates to MANRRKMIIMGAAGRDFHNFNTLYRDNNTVEVVAFTATQIPDITGRKYPAALAGKLYPKGISIYDESELLSLIAKHEVEEVVFSYSDVSHQYVMDKAAHVMAAGARFALEGGRPTMITSKKPVVAVCAVRTGSGKSQTTRKVAQVLQSMGKKVVAIRHPMPYGDLTKQVCMRFATMKDLDKYNCTIEEREEFEPHIASGVTVYCGVDYEVIIREAEREADIILWDGGNNDMPFYKPDLHITVVDPHRPGHELTYYPGENNLLMADVCVINKIDSATPDNVQIVRNNILKYNPKAVIIEAASPISVDRSEMIRGKQVLVVEDGPTLTHGEMVYGAGVVAARRFGAAGLVDPRPYTVKSITATFEKYPNIGTLLPAMGYGDSQMKDLEETINKTKCDLVLIATPIDLSKLINIKKPVLRVYYDLQEIGTPNLNTVLEKFLGGNGSRSKRQAKK, encoded by the coding sequence ATGGCCAATCGAAGAAAAATGATTATTATGGGTGCCGCAGGACGCGACTTTCATAACTTTAACACACTTTACCGCGACAACAACACCGTTGAAGTAGTCGCTTTCACAGCAACCCAGATTCCGGACATTACCGGACGCAAATACCCGGCTGCGCTTGCTGGTAAACTTTACCCGAAGGGTATTTCCATTTACGATGAGTCAGAATTGCTCTCATTAATTGCGAAGCACGAAGTTGAAGAAGTAGTGTTCTCATATTCCGACGTCTCGCACCAGTACGTCATGGACAAGGCCGCCCATGTAATGGCCGCCGGCGCGCGATTCGCCCTTGAGGGTGGCCGTCCGACGATGATTACATCAAAGAAACCAGTAGTCGCTGTCTGCGCGGTGCGTACCGGAAGCGGGAAATCGCAGACGACGCGTAAAGTTGCGCAGGTTCTGCAATCAATGGGCAAAAAGGTTGTGGCAATTCGCCACCCTATGCCTTACGGTGACCTTACCAAGCAGGTTTGCATGCGCTTTGCGACCATGAAGGATTTGGACAAGTATAATTGCACTATTGAAGAGCGCGAAGAGTTTGAGCCGCATATCGCAAGCGGTGTGACGGTCTATTGCGGAGTCGATTACGAAGTCATTATCCGTGAAGCCGAACGCGAGGCCGATATCATTCTCTGGGACGGCGGCAACAATGATATGCCTTTCTACAAACCGGACTTGCACATCACAGTTGTAGATCCGCACCGGCCGGGGCATGAACTTACCTATTATCCGGGCGAGAATAATCTGCTCATGGCTGATGTCTGTGTTATCAACAAGATAGATTCTGCCACACCTGACAATGTGCAAATCGTTCGAAATAACATTTTAAAATACAACCCGAAGGCAGTCATAATCGAAGCCGCATCCCCGATTTCTGTCGACCGGTCGGAGATGATTCGCGGCAAGCAGGTTCTTGTGGTTGAAGACGGCCCGACTCTCACTCATGGTGAGATGGTCTATGGCGCAGGTGTGGTGGCGGCCAGACGTTTTGGCGCGGCAGGACTTGTTGACCCACGACCATACACCGTCAAATCGATTACTGCCACGTTTGAGAAATATCCTAATATAGGAACGCTCCTACCGGCGATGGGCTACGGAGACAGTCAGATGAAAGACCTTGAAGAAACCATCAACAAAACTAAGTGCGATTTAGTGTTGATTGCGACGCCAATTGATTTGAGCAAGCTCATTAACATCAAGAAGCCGGTATTGAGAGTGTATTATGACCTCCAGGAAATCGGCACACCAAATCTGAACACGGTGCTTGAAAAATTTCTTGGAGGGAATGGATCGCGGAGCAAGAGACAGGCTAAGAAATAA
- the sucC gene encoding ADP-forming succinate--CoA ligase subunit beta, whose translation MKVHEYQAKELFAAAGIPVPLGEVAFNAADATAIAKRFYKPVMVKAQVHTGGRGKAGGIKYAENAESAHVLAQSILGMEINGLPVKKVLVTVAEDILSEAYIGIIQDRASKKPVIMVSAAGGIDIEEVAAKTPEKIHKLYVDPNEGLRPYQTRNLAYKLYRDILHVQQAASIIKKLYDLYWQTDATLIEINPLVTTPGGKVIALDAKLVIDDNALYRQQAIAEMRDPDAEDPSETKARAADLSFVKLDGNIGCMVNGAGLAMATMDLIKRYGGEPANFLDIGGSSNPKKVVSAMQIILSDPKVKAILINIFGGITRCDDVARGLITAYEELKPQLPIVVRLTGTNEAEARKILSSVNLTTAQTLDEGVKKTIELAGVAA comes from the coding sequence ATGAAAGTCCATGAGTATCAGGCCAAGGAGCTCTTTGCAGCCGCCGGAATTCCGGTTCCGCTCGGTGAAGTTGCCTTCAATGCCGCCGATGCAACCGCTATAGCAAAACGATTTTATAAACCAGTGATGGTCAAGGCGCAGGTTCATACCGGAGGACGGGGCAAGGCTGGCGGCATCAAATATGCCGAGAATGCCGAATCAGCCCATGTGTTGGCTCAGTCAATTTTGGGAATGGAAATCAACGGCCTTCCGGTGAAGAAAGTGCTTGTAACAGTCGCCGAAGATATTCTCTCCGAGGCCTATATTGGAATCATTCAGGATAGGGCCAGCAAGAAGCCGGTCATCATGGTCTCCGCCGCCGGGGGAATTGATATTGAAGAAGTGGCGGCCAAGACGCCGGAGAAAATCCACAAACTTTATGTCGACCCCAACGAGGGTCTTCGCCCTTACCAAACACGCAACCTTGCCTATAAATTGTATCGCGACATTTTACATGTCCAGCAAGCCGCATCGATCATAAAAAAGCTCTATGATTTGTACTGGCAGACCGATGCCACACTTATTGAAATCAATCCGTTGGTAACAACTCCCGGCGGGAAAGTTATCGCGCTTGATGCCAAACTTGTTATTGACGATAACGCCCTTTACCGCCAGCAGGCGATTGCGGAGATGCGCGATCCAGATGCGGAGGATCCAAGCGAGACCAAAGCGCGAGCAGCGGATTTATCTTTTGTGAAGCTCGATGGAAATATCGGCTGTATGGTCAACGGCGCGGGATTGGCGATGGCGACGATGGACCTTATCAAACGCTATGGGGGCGAACCGGCGAATTTTCTGGATATCGGCGGGTCATCCAATCCAAAAAAAGTCGTGTCTGCAATGCAGATTATTTTATCCGACCCGAAAGTGAAAGCAATTCTTATAAATATATTCGGCGGCATAACCCGCTGTGATGATGTCGCTCGCGGACTCATTACGGCTTATGAGGAACTCAAACCGCAGTTGCCGATTGTGGTGAGACTCACCGGGACGAACGAAGCCGAAGCACGCAAGATTTTATCTTCGGTCAATCTCACTACTGCCCAGACGCTCGACGAAGGCGTCAAGAAAACGATTGAACTCGCTGGAGTGGCGGCATGA
- a CDS encoding aldehyde dehydrogenase family protein produces MNKATTYKNFINGEWVASKSGETFENRNPANTDDIIGLFQSSTPDDVASAINAASDAYRSWRLIPAPKRGEMIYRVAARLWANKEKFSNDMTREMGKVLPETRGDVQEAIDMTYYMAGEGRRLYGMTTPSELQNKFNMTIRQPIGVCSLITPWNFPMAIPSWKMMPALICGNTLVIKPASDTPMSVVNLIQACLEEGIPPGVVNMVTGSGSALGDSFIVDDRVKVVSFTGSTAVGQKVSMACAPKFKHTCLEMGGKNAQIVMDDADMELALDGALWGAFGTTGQRCTATSRLLLHEKIAKQFLEKLVVRASGLKVGNGLEESSQMGPCINKGQMETVLKYIEIGKNEGAKVLTGGQRLIGGNYDKGYFVQPTIFGDVDRSMRIWKEEIFGPVLSVATFLNFDEGMTLANDTVYGLSGSLYTKDVNRAYQAMRDIQTGIFYINAPTIGAETHLPFGGIKDTGNGHREASTAALDVYSEWKSVYVDFSGTMQRAQIDNQ; encoded by the coding sequence ATGAATAAGGCAACTACATACAAAAATTTCATAAATGGCGAATGGGTTGCCTCAAAGTCTGGCGAAACTTTCGAGAACCGGAATCCGGCCAACACCGATGACATTATCGGTCTTTTCCAGTCATCTACACCGGATGATGTAGCTTCGGCCATAAATGCCGCAAGCGATGCCTATCGCTCATGGAGACTTATTCCAGCCCCCAAAAGGGGGGAGATGATCTATCGAGTCGCCGCCCGGCTCTGGGCAAACAAGGAGAAGTTTTCAAACGATATGACCCGCGAAATGGGGAAAGTGCTCCCAGAGACACGAGGCGATGTTCAGGAAGCGATCGACATGACCTACTATATGGCTGGCGAAGGTCGCCGACTGTATGGCATGACGACACCCTCAGAACTGCAAAACAAATTCAATATGACTATCCGCCAGCCGATTGGCGTTTGCTCACTGATTACTCCATGGAATTTCCCGATGGCCATTCCTTCATGGAAAATGATGCCAGCGCTTATCTGCGGTAATACACTTGTGATCAAGCCGGCTTCGGATACCCCAATGTCGGTGGTGAATCTCATCCAAGCCTGTCTCGAAGAAGGGATCCCGCCCGGTGTGGTGAATATGGTGACTGGATCCGGAAGCGCGCTTGGGGATTCGTTCATAGTCGATGACCGGGTCAAAGTCGTTTCGTTCACCGGTTCGACTGCTGTCGGGCAAAAGGTATCAATGGCCTGCGCGCCCAAGTTCAAACATACCTGTCTTGAAATGGGTGGCAAAAATGCCCAGATCGTAATGGATGATGCCGATATGGAATTGGCTCTCGACGGCGCGCTCTGGGGAGCGTTTGGCACAACGGGGCAGCGATGCACAGCGACCAGCAGACTGCTGTTACATGAGAAGATTGCCAAGCAATTTCTGGAAAAATTAGTAGTACGGGCATCGGGACTAAAAGTCGGCAATGGGCTGGAAGAGTCTTCACAAATGGGCCCATGTATAAACAAAGGACAAATGGAAACGGTTCTGAAATATATCGAGATCGGCAAGAACGAAGGCGCAAAGGTTCTTACCGGCGGGCAGCGTTTGATCGGTGGTAATTATGACAAAGGCTACTTTGTCCAGCCGACTATTTTTGGTGATGTCGATAGATCAATGAGGATTTGGAAAGAGGAGATTTTTGGGCCGGTGCTGAGTGTTGCCACATTCCTCAATTTCGACGAGGGGATGACGTTGGCCAATGATACGGTCTATGGTTTATCCGGGTCGCTTTACACAAAAGATGTCAACCGCGCTTATCAGGCAATGCGTGATATACAGACCGGTATTTTCTATATCAATGCGCCGACCATTGGAGCCGAGACGCATCTGCCGTTTGGCGGTATTAAGGATACCGGCAACGGTCACCGAGAGGCCTCGACTGCCGCACTCGATGTTTACAGCGAATGGAAATCAGTCTATGTCGACTTTAGCGGAACAATGCAGCGGGCGCAAATCGATAATCAGTAG
- the arcC gene encoding carbamate kinase: MTRKKTAVLALGGNAISLPGQEDTITNQFANTRSSLDGIIELARDGYNLLISHGNGPQVGNALLRIELSRGKAPILPLGVLVADTEGGMGYMIEQSLQNRLRRENIDRPVVTIITQIIVDEHDPAVDNPSKYIGQFYSESEARDLQQSRGWAMKQDGSRGWRRVVPSPMPIRAVEGGTIKALVEDGTIVIAGGGGGVPVYIDASGNLEGLDAVIDKDLASAVLGREIGAEILCILTAVEKVALNYGKPDQKELDLCTLDEIKGYFDQGHFPAGSMGPKIKAAIKFLESGGESVIITSFQNARRAINGEAGTTIVPNRQTV, translated from the coding sequence ATGACACGAAAGAAAACAGCAGTGCTTGCTCTCGGAGGAAATGCGATTTCCCTCCCGGGTCAGGAAGATACCATCACCAATCAGTTTGCCAATACCCGTTCATCGCTGGATGGGATTATTGAACTTGCCCGTGATGGCTATAATCTGCTCATTTCGCACGGAAATGGTCCTCAGGTCGGCAACGCGCTGCTTCGTATCGAACTTTCGCGCGGCAAAGCGCCTATCCTTCCTCTCGGTGTGCTCGTGGCCGATACCGAAGGCGGCATGGGATATATGATAGAACAGTCTCTTCAGAACCGGCTTCGCAGAGAAAATATCGACCGGCCGGTGGTGACAATCATCACCCAGATAATTGTCGATGAACATGATCCGGCTGTTGACAACCCGAGCAAATATATCGGTCAGTTTTACAGCGAATCTGAAGCGCGCGATCTTCAACAGTCCCGCGGTTGGGCGATGAAACAGGACGGAAGCCGCGGCTGGCGCAGGGTGGTGCCATCGCCGATGCCGATCCGTGCGGTCGAAGGCGGCACCATTAAGGCGCTGGTCGAGGATGGCACAATTGTAATTGCAGGAGGCGGGGGGGGAGTACCGGTCTATATCGATGCAAGCGGTAACCTTGAAGGCCTCGATGCCGTCATTGACAAAGACCTCGCATCGGCTGTGCTCGGTCGAGAAATTGGCGCTGAGATATTGTGTATTTTGACTGCGGTTGAAAAAGTCGCGCTCAATTATGGAAAACCAGATCAGAAGGAACTCGACCTCTGTACCCTCGATGAGATTAAGGGCTACTTCGACCAAGGGCATTTTCCGGCCGGATCAATGGGACCCAAAATTAAAGCCGCAATAAAGTTTCTTGAGAGCGGCGGAGAAAGTGTTATCATTACTTCTTTCCAAAACGCCCGCCGCGCCATCAACGGCGAAGCCGGAACCACAATTGTCCCGAACAGACAGACCGTATGA
- the radA gene encoding DNA repair protein RadA: protein MIVGKKVKIAYFCSQCGAEHSKWQGQCRECAAWNSLIEERVPVKRKAGAVVARETQLLSEISFDPQSGYLSGIAEFDRVLGGQLLPGMTILLGGDPGIGKSTLLLQSADGYARAGISVLYVTGEESLPQIRLRANRLNISGTDITVLNATSLEEITGVLSEKSFGVVLIDSIQTISSGQFDSPPGTVAQVREAANQLIMLAKSTGFSLFLVGHVTKEGLVAGPKVLEHMVDTVIYFEGDQTHLYRILRATKNRFGSVSEIGLFQMQGGGLVEVSNPSSFFLSGDMSRPRTGAVVTGICEGNRPLMVEVQALVTPANYGNPQRVAGGIDNKKLALLLAILDKRCGYPMATNDVFVSVAGGLRISEPSLDLAVMTSIASSLTNKTIDPKMLVVGEVGLSGEVRAVTLIEKRVAEAAKLGFTSVVLPQSNVEQITETSIELIGVRGVKSALDRILT from the coding sequence ATGATTGTTGGCAAAAAAGTAAAGATCGCCTACTTCTGCTCGCAGTGTGGAGCGGAGCATTCCAAATGGCAAGGGCAATGCCGTGAGTGCGCCGCATGGAACAGCCTCATAGAAGAGCGCGTGCCGGTCAAACGCAAAGCCGGAGCGGTTGTCGCTCGGGAAACGCAACTGCTCTCGGAAATATCCTTCGACCCGCAATCAGGTTATTTATCAGGCATTGCAGAGTTTGACAGAGTGCTTGGGGGACAACTCTTGCCCGGGATGACAATTCTGCTCGGGGGGGATCCGGGGATAGGTAAATCGACCTTGCTGCTTCAATCCGCTGATGGCTATGCCCGGGCAGGAATTTCTGTCCTCTATGTCACAGGCGAAGAATCACTGCCGCAGATTAGACTTCGCGCCAACCGATTGAATATATCCGGAACTGATATTACCGTTCTGAATGCTACTTCGCTTGAAGAAATAACCGGAGTTCTTTCTGAAAAATCATTTGGTGTTGTTTTGATAGACTCCATCCAAACCATCTCAAGCGGGCAATTTGATTCTCCGCCCGGGACGGTAGCCCAGGTACGAGAGGCAGCCAATCAGCTCATCATGCTGGCCAAATCGACCGGTTTTTCTCTTTTCCTGGTGGGGCATGTAACCAAGGAGGGATTGGTTGCGGGGCCGAAGGTACTGGAGCATATGGTCGACACTGTCATTTATTTTGAAGGTGACCAGACACATTTATACAGAATACTCCGCGCCACAAAAAACCGCTTCGGCTCGGTTTCCGAGATTGGACTTTTCCAAATGCAGGGGGGCGGGTTGGTTGAAGTGAGCAACCCGTCTTCGTTCTTTCTCTCAGGCGATATGAGCCGCCCTCGTACTGGGGCCGTTGTGACCGGAATCTGCGAAGGAAACCGACCGCTTATGGTTGAAGTGCAGGCTTTGGTCACACCGGCAAATTACGGAAATCCCCAGCGTGTCGCTGGCGGCATAGATAACAAAAAACTCGCGCTCCTTCTGGCGATTCTGGACAAGCGATGCGGCTATCCGATGGCCACTAACGATGTCTTCGTTTCAGTCGCGGGAGGACTTCGTATTTCCGAGCCATCGCTCGATCTTGCCGTGATGACGTCGATTGCGTCATCGCTAACCAATAAAACCATCGATCCGAAGATGCTGGTCGTTGGCGAAGTCGGACTGAGCGGCGAGGTTCGCGCTGTGACGCTTATCGAGAAGCGTGTTGCCGAGGCCGCAAAGCTCGGCTTTACATCGGTGGTGCTCCCGCAGAGCAACGTCGAGCAAATAACTGAAACATCGATTGAATTGATTGGTGTGCGGGGAGTCAAATCAGCCCTCGATAGGATATTGACGTAG